A DNA window from Canis lupus familiaris isolate Mischka breed German Shepherd chromosome 10, alternate assembly UU_Cfam_GSD_1.0, whole genome shotgun sequence contains the following coding sequences:
- the SBF1 gene encoding myotubularin-related protein 5 isoform X1 translates to MARLADYFVLVAFGPHPRGSGEGQGQILQRFPEKDWEDNPFPQGIELFCQPSGWQLCPERNPPTFFVAVLTDINSERHYCACLTFWEPAEPTQEVVCTEDATEREEEADEGGLVQLSPATPATPGQLFAPKTLVLVSRLDHAEVFRNSLGLIYTIHVEGLNVGLENVIGNLLTCIIPLAGGSQRTISLGAGDRQVIQTPLADSLPISRCSVALLFRQLGITNVLSLFCAALTEHKVLFLSRSYQRLSDACRGLLALLFPLRYSFTYVPILPAQLLEVLSTPTPFIIGVNAAFQAETEELLDVIVADLDGGTVTVPECVHIPPLPEPLQSQTHSVLSMVLDPDLELADLAFPPPTANASSLKMQDKELRAVFLRLFAQLLQGYRWCLHMVRIHPEPVIRFHKAAFLGQRGLMEDDFLMKVLEGMAFAGFVSERGVPYRSTDLFDELVAHEVARMRADENHPQRVLRHVKELAEQLYKNENPYPAVAMHKVQRPGEASHLRRVPRPFPRLDDGMVQWIVDQAAAKMQGAPPAVKAERRTTVPSGPPMTAILERSSGLHGNSARRLEVVRNCISYVFEGKMLEAKKLLPAVLRALKGRAARRCLTQELHLHVQQNRAVLDHQQFDFVVRMMNCCLQDCTSLDEHGIAAALLPLVTAFCRKLSPGVTQFAYSCVQEHVVWSTPQFWEAMFYGDVQTHIRALYLEPAEDQDHLQVGDASTQEDERSALDVASEQRRLWPTLSREKQQELVQKEESTVFSQAIHYANRMSYLLLPLDSSKSRLLRERAGLGDLESASNSLVTNSMAGSVAESYDTESGFEDAETCDVAGAVVRFINRFVDKVCTESGVTSDHLKGLHVMVPDIVQMHIETLEAVHRESKRLPPIQKPKLLRPRLLPGEECVLDGLRVYLLPDGREEGAGGSGGGPALLPAEGAVFLTTYRVIFTGMPTDPLVGEQVVVRSFPVATLTKEKRISVQTPVDQLLQDGLQLRSCTFQLLKMAFDEEVGSDSAELFRKQLHKLRYPPDIRGTFAFTLGSTHAPGRPPRTTKDKGPSLRTLSRNLVKNAKKTIGRQYVTRKKYNPPSWEHRGQPPPEDQEDEISVSEELEPSTLTPSSALKPSDRMTMSSLVERACCRDYQRLGLGTLSSSLSRAKSEPFRISPVNRMYAICRSYPGLLIVPQSVQDNALQRVSRCYRQNRFPVVCWRSGRSKAVLLRSGGLHGKGVVGLFKAQNTPSPGQSQADSGSLEQEKYLQAVVSSMPRYADASGRNTLSGFSSAHVGGHGKWGSVRASGRSGGLGVDVGSRLAGRDMLGPPQANGAPPDPGFLRPQRAALYIIGDKAQLKGVRPDPLQQWELVPIEVFEARQVKASFKKLLKACVPGCPAAEPGPASFLRSLEDSEWLIQIHKLLQVSVLVVELLDSGSSVLVSLEDGWDITTQVVSLVQLLSDPFYRTLDGFRLLVEKEWLSFGHRFSHRGAHTLAGQSSGFTPVFLQFLDCVHQVHLQFPMEFEFSPFYLKFLGYHHASRRFRTFLLDSDYERIELGLLYEEKGERRGQQACRSVWEYVERLSRRTPVFYNYMYAPEDAEVLRPYSNVSNLKVWDFYTEETLAEGPPYDWELAQGPPEPPEDERPDGAAPQSRRRVVWPCYDSRPRAQPDAISRLLEELQRLEAELGRPPERWKDTWDRVKAAQRLEGRPDGRGTPSSLLVSSVPHHRRSLGVYLQEGPVGSTLSLSLDSDQSSGSTASSSRQAARRSTSTLYSQFQTAESENRSYEGTLYKKGAFMKPWKARWFVLDKTKHQLRYYDHRVDTECKGVIDLAEVEAVAPGTPTMGAPKTVDEKAFFDVKTTRRVYNFCAQDVPSAQQWVDQIQSCLSDA, encoded by the exons AGAACCATCTCCTTGGGGGCCGGTGACCGACAGGTCATCCAGACCCCACTCGCCGACTCGTTGCCCATCAGCCGCTGCAGCGTGGCCCTGCTCTTCCGCCAGCTGG GCATCACCAATGTGCTGTCCTTGTTCTGCGCGGCGCTCACCGAGCACAAAGTGCTCTTCCTGTCCCGGAGCTACCAGCGGCTCTCAGATGCATGCCGGGGGCTCCTGGCGCTGCTCTTCCCTCTCCGATACAG CTTCACCTATGTGCCCATCCTGCCGGCCCAGCTCTTGGAGGTCCTCAGCACGCCCACACCCTTCATCATCGGTGTCAACGCAGCCTTCCAGGCAGAGACCGAGGAGCTG CTGGATGTGATCGTTGCTGATCTGGATGGAGGGACGGTGACGGTGCCGGAGTGCGTGCACATCCCCCCGCTGCCGGAGCCCCTGCAGAGCCAGACGCACAGTGTGCTGAGCATG gTCCTGGATCCAGACCTGGAGTTGGCGGATCTTGCCTTCCCACCACCCACAGCGAATGCTTCCTCCCTGAAGATGCAG GACAAGGAGCTGCGTGCTGTCTTTCTGCGGCTCTTTGCTCAGCTCCTGCAGGGCTACCGCTGGTGTCTGCACATGGTCCGTATCCACCCAGAGCCTGTCATCCGCTTTCATAAG GCAGCCTTCCTGGGCCAGCGGGGGCTGATGGAGGACGACTTCCTGATGAAGGTGCTGGAGGGCATGGCCTTTGCAGGCTTCGTGTCGGAGCGTGGGGTCCCTTACCGGTCCACGGACCTGTTCGATGAG ctgGTGGCCCATGAGGTGGCACGGATGCGGGCGGATGAGAACCACCCCCAGCGAGTCCTGCGTCACGTCAAAGAATTGGCAGAGCAGCTTTATAAGAAC GAGAACCCCTACCCTGCGGTGGCTATGCACAAGGTGCAGAGGCCGGGGGAGGCCAGTCACCTGCGGCGGgtgccccgccccttcccccggCTGGACGACGGCATGGTGCAGTGGATCGTAGACCAGGCCGCTGCCAAGATGCAGGGCGCACCCCCAGCCGTGAAGGCTGAGAGGAGGACCACCGTGCCCTCGGGGCCACCCATGA CTGCCATCCTGGAGCGGAGTAGCGGGCTCCATGGCAACAGTGCCCGCAGGCTGGAGGTGGTTCGGAACTGTATCTCCTACGTGTTTGAGGGGAAGATGCTTGAGGCCAAGAAG TTGCTCCCAGCTGTGCTGAGGGCCCTGAAGGGACGCGCGGCCCGCCGCTGCCTCACCCAGGAGCTGCACCTGCACGTGCAGCAGAACCGGGCGGTCCTGGACCACCAGCAGTTTGACTTCGTGGTCCGCATGATGAACTGCTGCCTGCAG GACTGCACCTCCCTGGACGAGCACGGCATCGCAGCTGCTCTGCTGCCTCTGGTCACAGCCTTCTGCCGG AAGCTGAGCCCAGGAGTGACGCAGTTTGCGTACAGCTGCGTGCAGGAGCACGTTGTGTGGAGCACCCCACAGTTCTGGGAGGCCATGTTCTACGGGGACGTGCAGACCCACATCCGGGCCCTCTACCTGGAGCCCGCTGAGGACCAAGACCACTTGCAG GTGGGGGACGCGTCTACACAGGAGGACGAGCGCTCTGCCCTGGATGTGGCGTCTGAGCAGCGGCGCCTGTGGCCGACCCTGAGCCGCGAGAAGCAGCAAGAGCTGGTGCAGAAGGAGGAGAGCACGGTGTTCAGCCAGGCCATCCACTACGCCAACCGCATGAGCTACCTGCTGCTGCCCCTGGACAGCAGCAAGAGCCGCCTGCTGCGGGAGCGTGCGGGCCTGGGCGACCTAGAGAGCGCCAGCAACAGCCTGGTCACCAACAG CATGGCGGGCAGCGTGGCGGAGAGCTATGACACGGAGAGCGGCTTTGAGGATGCAGAGACCTGCGATGTGGCCGGGGCCGTGGTCCGCTTCATTAACCGCTTTGTGGATAAGGTCTGCACGGAGAGTGGGGTCACCAGCGACCACCTCAAGGGGCTGCATGTCATGGTGCCAG ACATCGTCCAGATGCACATTGAGACCCTGGAGGCCGTGCACCGTGAGAGCAAGAGGCTGCCCCCCATCCAAAAG CCCAAACTGCTGCGGCCGCGCCTGCTGCCTGGCGAGGAGTGCGTGCTGGACGGCCTGCGTGTCTACCTGCTGCCAGACGGGCGTGAGGAGGGTGCAGGGGGCAGCGGGGGAGGCCCTGCTCTGCTCCCGGCTGAGGGCGCCGTCTTCCTGACCACGTACCGGGTCATCTTCACGGGGATGCCTACTGACCCCCTGG TCGGGGAACAGGTAGTGGTCCGTTCCTTCCCGGTGGCCACGCTGACCAAGGAGAAGCGCATCAGTGTGCAGACCCCTGTGGACCAGCTCCTGCAGGACGGGCTGCAGCTGCGCTCTTGCACATTCCAG CTGCTGAAGATGGCCTTTGACGAGGAGGTGGGGTCCGACAGCGCCGAGCTTTTCCGTAAGCAGCTGCACAAGCTGCGGTACCCGCCGGACATCCGGGGCACCTTCGCCTTCACCCTGGGCTCCACCCACGCGCCCGGACGGCCCCCCCGCACCACCAAGGACAAGGGGCCTTCCCTCCG GACCCTGTCCCGGAATCTCGTGAAGAACGCCAAGAAAACCATTGGCCGGCAGTACGTGACCCGGAAAAAGTACAACCCCCCCAGCTGGGAGCACCGGGGCCAGCCCCCTCCCGAGGACCAGGAGGATGAGATCTCAG TGTCGGAGGAGCTGGAGCCCAGCACGCTGACCCCTTCCTCGGCCCTGAAGCCCTCGGACCGCATGACCATGAGCAGCCTGGTGGAGCGGGCATGCTGCCGCGACTACCAGCGTCTGGGGCTGGGCACCCTGAGCAGCAGCCTGAGCCGCGCCAAGTCCGAGCCCTTCCGGATCTCCCCGGTCAACCGCATGTATGCCATCTGCCGCAG CTACCCGGGGCTGCTGATCGTCCCCCAGAGCGTCCAGGACAATGCCCTGCAGCGTGTCTCCCGCTGCTACCGCCAGAACCGTTTCCCGGTGGTGTGCTGGCGCAGTGGGCGCTCCAAGGCCGTGCTGCTGCGCTCTGGGGGCCTGCACGGCAAGGGCGTTGTCGGCCTGTTTAAGGCCCAGAACACACCTTCTCCAG GCcagtctcaggcagactctggCAGCTTAGAGCAGGAGAAGTACCTGCAGGCCGTGGTCAGCTCCATGCCGCGCTACGCGGACGCGTCGGGACGGAACACGCTCAGCGGCTTCTCCTCCGCACACGTGGGCGGCCATG GTAAATGGGGCAGTGTCCGGGCCAGTGGGCGCAGCGGCGGGCTTGGTGTTGACGTGGGCTCCCGGCTGGCAGGCAGAGACATGCTGGGCCCACCCCAGGCTAATGGGGCCCCCCCTGACCCAGGCTTCCTGCGGCCCCAGCGCGCAGCCCTCTACATCATCGGGGATAAAGCGCAGCTCAAG GGCGTGCGGCCAGACCCCCTGCAGCAGTGGGAGCTGGTGCCCATCGAGGTGTTTGAGGCGCGGCAGGTGAAGGCCAGCTTCAAGAAGCTGCTGAAGGCCTGTGTCCCCGGCTGCCCTGCTGCCGAGCCGGGCCCTGCGTCCTTCCTGCGCTCCCTGGAAGACTCGGAGTGGCTAATCCAG ATCCACAAGCTGCTGCAGGTGTCGGTGCTGGTGGTGGAGCTTCTGGACTCGGGCTCCTCCGTCCTGGTGAGCCTGGAGGACGGCTGGGACATCACGACGCAG GTGGTGTCTCTGGTGCAGCTGCTGTCCGATCCGTTCTACCGCACTCTGGACGGCTTCCGGCTGCTGGTGGAGAAGGAGTGGCTGTCCTTCGGCCACCGCTTCAGCCACCGCGGCGCCCACACGCTGGCCGGGCAGAGCAGTGGCTTCACGCCCGTCTTCCTACAGTTCCTGGACTGTGTGCACCAG GTCCACCTGCAGTTCCCCATGGAGTTCGAATTCAGCCCGTTCTACCTCAAGTTCCTCGGCTACCACCACGCTTCCCGCCGCTTCCGGACCTTTCTGCTGGACTCGGACTATGAGCGCATCGAGCTGG GGCTACTGTACGAGGAGAAGGGGGAGCGCAGGGGCCAGCAGGCGTGCAGGTCGGTGTGGGAGTACGTGGAACGGCTGAGCAGGAGGACGCCCGTGTTCTACAACTACATGTACGCGCCCGAGGACGCGGAG gtcctGCGGCCCTACAGCAACGTGTCCAACCTGAAGGTGTGGGACTTCTACACCGAGGAGACGCTGGCCGAGGGCCCCCCGTACGACTGGGAGCTGGCGCAGGGGCCCCCCGAGCCCCCGGAGGACGAGCGGCCGGACGGGGCTGCACCGCAGAGCCGGCGCCGCGTGGTGTGGCCCTGCTACGACAGCCGCCCCCGGGCGCAGCCCGACGCCATCTCACGCCTGCTGGAG GAGCTGCAGCggctggaggcagagctggggcgACCCCCCGAGCGCTGGAAGGACACCTGGGATCGGGTGAAGGCGGCGCAGCGCCTCGAGGGCCGGCCCGACGGACGT ggCACCCCCAGCTCCCTGTTGGTGTCCAGCGTGCCGCACCACCGCCGCTCGCTAGGCGTGTACCTGCAGGAGGGGCCTGTGGGCTCCACCCTGAGCCTCAGCCTGGACAGTGACCAGAGCAGCGGCTCCACGGCGTCCAGTTCCCGCCAGGCCGCGCGCCGCAGCACCAGCACCCTGTACAGTCAGTTCCAGACGGCGGAGAGTGAGAACAG GTCGTACGAGGGCACGCTGTACAAGAAGGGGGCCTTCATGAAGCCCTGGAAGGCCCGCTGGTTCGTGCTGGACAAGACGAAGCACCAG ctgcGCTACTATGACCACCGTGTGGATACAGAATGCAAGGGCGTCATCGACCTGGCGGAAGTGGAGGCCGTGGCCCCAGGCACGCCCACCATGGGCGCCCCCAAGACCGTGGACGAGAAGGCCTTCTTTGAC GTGAAGACGACGCGTCGCGTTTACAACTTCTGTGCCCAGGATGTGCCGTCAGCCCAGCAGTGGGTGGACCAGATCCAGAGCTGCCTGTCGGACGCCTGA
- the SBF1 gene encoding myotubularin-related protein 5 isoform X2, producing MARLADYFVLVAFGPHPRGSGEGQGQILQRFPEKDWEDNPFPQGIELFCQPSGWQLCPERNPPTFFVAVLTDINSERHYCACLTFWEPAEPTQEVVCTEDATEREEEADEGGLVQLSPATPATPGQLFAPKTLVLVSRLDHAEVFRNSLGLIYTIHVEGLNVGLENVIGNLLTCIIPLAGGSQRTISLGAGDRQVIQTPLADSLPISRCSVALLFRQLGITNVLSLFCAALTEHKVLFLSRSYQRLSDACRGLLALLFPLRYSFTYVPILPAQLLEVLSTPTPFIIGVNAAFQAETEELLDVIVADLDGGTVTVPECVHIPPLPEPLQSQTHSVLSMVLDPDLELADLAFPPPTANASSLKMQDKELRAVFLRLFAQLLQGYRWCLHMVRIHPEPVIRFHKAAFLGQRGLMEDDFLMKVLEGMAFAGFVSERGVPYRSTDLFDELVAHEVARMRADENHPQRVLRHVKELAEQLYKNENPYPAVAMHKVQRPGEASHLRRVPRPFPRLDDGMVQWIVDQAAAKMQGAPPAVKAERRTTVPSGPPMTAILERSSGLHGNSARRLEVVRNCISYVFEGKMLEAKKLLPAVLRALKGRAARRCLTQELHLHVQQNRAVLDHQQFDFVVRMMNCCLQDCTSLDEHGIAAALLPLVTAFCRKLSPGVTQFAYSCVQEHVVWSTPQFWEAMFYGDVQTHIRALYLEPAEDQDHLQVGDASTQEDERSALDVASEQRRLWPTLSREKQQELVQKEESTVFSQAIHYANRMSYLLLPLDSSKSRLLRERAGLGDLESASNSLVTNSMAGSVAESYDTESGFEDAETCDVAGAVVRFINRFVDKVCTESGVTSDHLKGLHVMVPDIVQMHIETLEAVHRESKRLPPIQKPKLLRPRLLPGEECVLDGLRVYLLPDGREEGAGGSGGGPALLPAEGAVFLTTYRVIFTGMPTDPLVGEQVVVRSFPVATLTKEKRISVQTPVDQLLQDGLQLRSCTFQLLKMAFDEEVGSDSAELFRKQLHKLRYPPDIRGTFAFTLGSTHAPGRPPRTTKDKGPSLRTLSRNLVKNAKKTIGRQYVTRKKYNPPSWEHRGQPPPEDQEDEISVSEELEPSTLTPSSALKPSDRMTMSSLVERACCRDYQRLGLGTLSSSLSRAKSEPFRISPVNRMYAICRSYPGLLIVPQSVQDNALQRVSRCYRQNRFPVVCWRSGRSKAVLLRSGGLHGKGVVGLFKAQNTPSPGQSQADSGSLEQEKYLQAVVSSMPRYADASGRNTLSGFSSAHVGGHVPSPRARVTTLSNPMAASASRRTAPRGKWGSVRASGRSGGLGVDVGSRLAGRDMLGPPQANGAPPDPGFLRPQRAALYIIGDKAQLKGVRPDPLQQWELVPIEVFEARQVKASFKKLLKACVPGCPAAEPGPASFLRSLEDSEWLIQIHKLLQVSVLVVELLDSGSSVLVSLEDGWDITTQVVSLVQLLSDPFYRTLDGFRLLVEKEWLSFGHRFSHRGAHTLAGQSSGFTPVFLQFLDCVHQVHLQFPMEFEFSPFYLKFLGYHHASRRFRTFLLDSDYERIELGLLYEEKGERRGQQACRSVWEYVERLSRRTPVFYNYMYAPEDAEVLRPYSNVSNLKVWDFYTEETLAEGPPYDWELAQGPPEPPEDERPDGAAPQSRRRVVWPCYDSRPRAQPDAISRLLEELQRLEAELGRPPERWKDTWDRVKAAQRLEGRPDGRGTPSSLLVSSVPHHRRSLGVYLQEGPVGSTLSLSLDSDQSSGSTASSSRQAARRSTSTLYSQFQTAESENRSYEGTLYKKGAFMKPWKARWFVLDKTKHQLRYYDHRVDTECKGVIDLAEVEAVAPGTPTMGAPKTVDEKAFFDVKTTRRVYNFCAQDVPSAQQWVDQIQSCLSDA from the exons AGAACCATCTCCTTGGGGGCCGGTGACCGACAGGTCATCCAGACCCCACTCGCCGACTCGTTGCCCATCAGCCGCTGCAGCGTGGCCCTGCTCTTCCGCCAGCTGG GCATCACCAATGTGCTGTCCTTGTTCTGCGCGGCGCTCACCGAGCACAAAGTGCTCTTCCTGTCCCGGAGCTACCAGCGGCTCTCAGATGCATGCCGGGGGCTCCTGGCGCTGCTCTTCCCTCTCCGATACAG CTTCACCTATGTGCCCATCCTGCCGGCCCAGCTCTTGGAGGTCCTCAGCACGCCCACACCCTTCATCATCGGTGTCAACGCAGCCTTCCAGGCAGAGACCGAGGAGCTG CTGGATGTGATCGTTGCTGATCTGGATGGAGGGACGGTGACGGTGCCGGAGTGCGTGCACATCCCCCCGCTGCCGGAGCCCCTGCAGAGCCAGACGCACAGTGTGCTGAGCATG gTCCTGGATCCAGACCTGGAGTTGGCGGATCTTGCCTTCCCACCACCCACAGCGAATGCTTCCTCCCTGAAGATGCAG GACAAGGAGCTGCGTGCTGTCTTTCTGCGGCTCTTTGCTCAGCTCCTGCAGGGCTACCGCTGGTGTCTGCACATGGTCCGTATCCACCCAGAGCCTGTCATCCGCTTTCATAAG GCAGCCTTCCTGGGCCAGCGGGGGCTGATGGAGGACGACTTCCTGATGAAGGTGCTGGAGGGCATGGCCTTTGCAGGCTTCGTGTCGGAGCGTGGGGTCCCTTACCGGTCCACGGACCTGTTCGATGAG ctgGTGGCCCATGAGGTGGCACGGATGCGGGCGGATGAGAACCACCCCCAGCGAGTCCTGCGTCACGTCAAAGAATTGGCAGAGCAGCTTTATAAGAAC GAGAACCCCTACCCTGCGGTGGCTATGCACAAGGTGCAGAGGCCGGGGGAGGCCAGTCACCTGCGGCGGgtgccccgccccttcccccggCTGGACGACGGCATGGTGCAGTGGATCGTAGACCAGGCCGCTGCCAAGATGCAGGGCGCACCCCCAGCCGTGAAGGCTGAGAGGAGGACCACCGTGCCCTCGGGGCCACCCATGA CTGCCATCCTGGAGCGGAGTAGCGGGCTCCATGGCAACAGTGCCCGCAGGCTGGAGGTGGTTCGGAACTGTATCTCCTACGTGTTTGAGGGGAAGATGCTTGAGGCCAAGAAG TTGCTCCCAGCTGTGCTGAGGGCCCTGAAGGGACGCGCGGCCCGCCGCTGCCTCACCCAGGAGCTGCACCTGCACGTGCAGCAGAACCGGGCGGTCCTGGACCACCAGCAGTTTGACTTCGTGGTCCGCATGATGAACTGCTGCCTGCAG GACTGCACCTCCCTGGACGAGCACGGCATCGCAGCTGCTCTGCTGCCTCTGGTCACAGCCTTCTGCCGG AAGCTGAGCCCAGGAGTGACGCAGTTTGCGTACAGCTGCGTGCAGGAGCACGTTGTGTGGAGCACCCCACAGTTCTGGGAGGCCATGTTCTACGGGGACGTGCAGACCCACATCCGGGCCCTCTACCTGGAGCCCGCTGAGGACCAAGACCACTTGCAG GTGGGGGACGCGTCTACACAGGAGGACGAGCGCTCTGCCCTGGATGTGGCGTCTGAGCAGCGGCGCCTGTGGCCGACCCTGAGCCGCGAGAAGCAGCAAGAGCTGGTGCAGAAGGAGGAGAGCACGGTGTTCAGCCAGGCCATCCACTACGCCAACCGCATGAGCTACCTGCTGCTGCCCCTGGACAGCAGCAAGAGCCGCCTGCTGCGGGAGCGTGCGGGCCTGGGCGACCTAGAGAGCGCCAGCAACAGCCTGGTCACCAACAG CATGGCGGGCAGCGTGGCGGAGAGCTATGACACGGAGAGCGGCTTTGAGGATGCAGAGACCTGCGATGTGGCCGGGGCCGTGGTCCGCTTCATTAACCGCTTTGTGGATAAGGTCTGCACGGAGAGTGGGGTCACCAGCGACCACCTCAAGGGGCTGCATGTCATGGTGCCAG ACATCGTCCAGATGCACATTGAGACCCTGGAGGCCGTGCACCGTGAGAGCAAGAGGCTGCCCCCCATCCAAAAG CCCAAACTGCTGCGGCCGCGCCTGCTGCCTGGCGAGGAGTGCGTGCTGGACGGCCTGCGTGTCTACCTGCTGCCAGACGGGCGTGAGGAGGGTGCAGGGGGCAGCGGGGGAGGCCCTGCTCTGCTCCCGGCTGAGGGCGCCGTCTTCCTGACCACGTACCGGGTCATCTTCACGGGGATGCCTACTGACCCCCTGG TCGGGGAACAGGTAGTGGTCCGTTCCTTCCCGGTGGCCACGCTGACCAAGGAGAAGCGCATCAGTGTGCAGACCCCTGTGGACCAGCTCCTGCAGGACGGGCTGCAGCTGCGCTCTTGCACATTCCAG CTGCTGAAGATGGCCTTTGACGAGGAGGTGGGGTCCGACAGCGCCGAGCTTTTCCGTAAGCAGCTGCACAAGCTGCGGTACCCGCCGGACATCCGGGGCACCTTCGCCTTCACCCTGGGCTCCACCCACGCGCCCGGACGGCCCCCCCGCACCACCAAGGACAAGGGGCCTTCCCTCCG GACCCTGTCCCGGAATCTCGTGAAGAACGCCAAGAAAACCATTGGCCGGCAGTACGTGACCCGGAAAAAGTACAACCCCCCCAGCTGGGAGCACCGGGGCCAGCCCCCTCCCGAGGACCAGGAGGATGAGATCTCAG TGTCGGAGGAGCTGGAGCCCAGCACGCTGACCCCTTCCTCGGCCCTGAAGCCCTCGGACCGCATGACCATGAGCAGCCTGGTGGAGCGGGCATGCTGCCGCGACTACCAGCGTCTGGGGCTGGGCACCCTGAGCAGCAGCCTGAGCCGCGCCAAGTCCGAGCCCTTCCGGATCTCCCCGGTCAACCGCATGTATGCCATCTGCCGCAG CTACCCGGGGCTGCTGATCGTCCCCCAGAGCGTCCAGGACAATGCCCTGCAGCGTGTCTCCCGCTGCTACCGCCAGAACCGTTTCCCGGTGGTGTGCTGGCGCAGTGGGCGCTCCAAGGCCGTGCTGCTGCGCTCTGGGGGCCTGCACGGCAAGGGCGTTGTCGGCCTGTTTAAGGCCCAGAACACACCTTCTCCAG GCcagtctcaggcagactctggCAGCTTAGAGCAGGAGAAGTACCTGCAGGCCGTGGTCAGCTCCATGCCGCGCTACGCGGACGCGTCGGGACGGAACACGCTCAGCGGCTTCTCCTCCGCACACGTGGGCGGCCATG tgcccagccccagagccagggTCACCACGCTGTCCAACCCCATGGCGGCCTCGGCCTCCAGACGGACCGCTCCCCGAG GTAAATGGGGCAGTGTCCGGGCCAGTGGGCGCAGCGGCGGGCTTGGTGTTGACGTGGGCTCCCGGCTGGCAGGCAGAGACATGCTGGGCCCACCCCAGGCTAATGGGGCCCCCCCTGACCCAGGCTTCCTGCGGCCCCAGCGCGCAGCCCTCTACATCATCGGGGATAAAGCGCAGCTCAAG GGCGTGCGGCCAGACCCCCTGCAGCAGTGGGAGCTGGTGCCCATCGAGGTGTTTGAGGCGCGGCAGGTGAAGGCCAGCTTCAAGAAGCTGCTGAAGGCCTGTGTCCCCGGCTGCCCTGCTGCCGAGCCGGGCCCTGCGTCCTTCCTGCGCTCCCTGGAAGACTCGGAGTGGCTAATCCAG ATCCACAAGCTGCTGCAGGTGTCGGTGCTGGTGGTGGAGCTTCTGGACTCGGGCTCCTCCGTCCTGGTGAGCCTGGAGGACGGCTGGGACATCACGACGCAG GTGGTGTCTCTGGTGCAGCTGCTGTCCGATCCGTTCTACCGCACTCTGGACGGCTTCCGGCTGCTGGTGGAGAAGGAGTGGCTGTCCTTCGGCCACCGCTTCAGCCACCGCGGCGCCCACACGCTGGCCGGGCAGAGCAGTGGCTTCACGCCCGTCTTCCTACAGTTCCTGGACTGTGTGCACCAG GTCCACCTGCAGTTCCCCATGGAGTTCGAATTCAGCCCGTTCTACCTCAAGTTCCTCGGCTACCACCACGCTTCCCGCCGCTTCCGGACCTTTCTGCTGGACTCGGACTATGAGCGCATCGAGCTGG GGCTACTGTACGAGGAGAAGGGGGAGCGCAGGGGCCAGCAGGCGTGCAGGTCGGTGTGGGAGTACGTGGAACGGCTGAGCAGGAGGACGCCCGTGTTCTACAACTACATGTACGCGCCCGAGGACGCGGAG gtcctGCGGCCCTACAGCAACGTGTCCAACCTGAAGGTGTGGGACTTCTACACCGAGGAGACGCTGGCCGAGGGCCCCCCGTACGACTGGGAGCTGGCGCAGGGGCCCCCCGAGCCCCCGGAGGACGAGCGGCCGGACGGGGCTGCACCGCAGAGCCGGCGCCGCGTGGTGTGGCCCTGCTACGACAGCCGCCCCCGGGCGCAGCCCGACGCCATCTCACGCCTGCTGGAG GAGCTGCAGCggctggaggcagagctggggcgACCCCCCGAGCGCTGGAAGGACACCTGGGATCGGGTGAAGGCGGCGCAGCGCCTCGAGGGCCGGCCCGACGGACGT ggCACCCCCAGCTCCCTGTTGGTGTCCAGCGTGCCGCACCACCGCCGCTCGCTAGGCGTGTACCTGCAGGAGGGGCCTGTGGGCTCCACCCTGAGCCTCAGCCTGGACAGTGACCAGAGCAGCGGCTCCACGGCGTCCAGTTCCCGCCAGGCCGCGCGCCGCAGCACCAGCACCCTGTACAGTCAGTTCCAGACGGCGGAGAGTGAGAACAG GTCGTACGAGGGCACGCTGTACAAGAAGGGGGCCTTCATGAAGCCCTGGAAGGCCCGCTGGTTCGTGCTGGACAAGACGAAGCACCAG ctgcGCTACTATGACCACCGTGTGGATACAGAATGCAAGGGCGTCATCGACCTGGCGGAAGTGGAGGCCGTGGCCCCAGGCACGCCCACCATGGGCGCCCCCAAGACCGTGGACGAGAAGGCCTTCTTTGAC GTGAAGACGACGCGTCGCGTTTACAACTTCTGTGCCCAGGATGTGCCGTCAGCCCAGCAGTGGGTGGACCAGATCCAGAGCTGCCTGTCGGACGCCTGA